A segment of the Gemmatimonadales bacterium genome:
GCGGAGTGGCGCGATCTCCACGTCCTGGCCCCGCCGCAGGCTGAAGCCCACGCCGCGCACCGTCACCAGCAGCGGCTCGCCCGCCGCCTGAGTCAGTTTGCGCCGGAGATTCCCCACATGCACGTCCACCACGTTGCTCTCCGGATCGAAGTGCATGTCCCATACCTTCTCCAGGAGCGTGGTTCGGCGGACCACTTCCTCGGGGCGCAACAGGAAATACTCGAGGAGCTGGAACTCCTTGGGCGTGAGGTCGAGGCGGGCGTCATTGATAGTGGCGACATGACGGAGCCGGTCGAGCGTGATCGGTCCGTAGCGGAGCACCTCGAGCCGCTCGGCTCCGCCCCGCCGGTGCAACGCCCGGACCCGCGCCAGCAGCTCGTCGAA
Coding sequences within it:
- a CDS encoding response regulator transcription factor, producing the protein DDRKVAGFIEQGLKEEGYVVDVAPDGDEGTTLAHVYEYDVILLDVVLPKKNGFQVAAELRREGRNTPILMLTSRDAVEDVVRGLDAGADDYLAKPFRFDELLARVRALHRRGGAERLEVLRYGPITLDRLRHVATINDARLDLTPKEFQLLEYFLLRPEEVVRRTTLLEKVWDMHFDPESNVVDVHVGNLRRKLTQAAGEPLLVTVRGVGFSLRRGQDVEIAPLR